A genomic segment from Nitrospira sp. encodes:
- the sdhB gene encoding succinate dehydrogenase iron-sulfur subunit, whose product MRLSFTISRFNPETDTQPRTESFRLDVGRGTTVLDALLRLKQEQDGSLAFRHSCRSAICGSCAMDINGSEKLACRTSVWTEWERHSAITVAPLRNFPVIKDLVVDMSSFWGKIRDITPWLSASTQRQASELQGLRSSASGFHNVDACIMCGACVAACTVLEVSKGFLGPAALAKADRFMADAREPAAARQGRLMVLEQPDGIWDCTRCNYCVEVCPKDVRPMEAIIRLRRAALDAGMTATGGARHITGFTDLIRSQGRLNEALMPLKIVGLRLTQVLRVLPLGLAMLRRGKVPNPFGHAIPGMASVRQIFAATSRTAGRS is encoded by the coding sequence ATGCGCCTGTCGTTCACGATCAGCCGATTCAATCCTGAAACTGATACGCAACCCCGAACCGAATCCTTTCGCCTAGACGTCGGGCGAGGAACGACCGTCCTGGATGCGCTGTTGCGCCTTAAGCAGGAGCAGGATGGCAGCCTGGCCTTCCGGCATTCCTGTCGATCGGCCATTTGCGGGTCCTGCGCTATGGATATTAATGGATCCGAAAAGCTAGCTTGCCGGACGTCGGTCTGGACAGAATGGGAGCGGCACAGCGCCATAACAGTGGCGCCGCTACGAAATTTCCCAGTCATCAAGGATTTGGTCGTGGATATGTCGTCATTCTGGGGAAAAATTCGTGACATTACTCCCTGGCTCTCGGCGTCGACCCAGCGGCAGGCTTCTGAGTTGCAGGGGCTCCGGTCGAGCGCTTCCGGGTTTCACAACGTGGATGCTTGTATCATGTGTGGTGCGTGCGTAGCCGCCTGCACAGTTCTTGAAGTGTCGAAGGGATTTCTTGGACCGGCGGCGCTGGCTAAGGCCGATCGGTTTATGGCCGATGCGCGCGAGCCGGCTGCAGCCCGACAGGGCCGGCTGATGGTCCTGGAGCAGCCTGACGGCATCTGGGACTGCACGCGGTGCAATTACTGTGTCGAGGTTTGTCCCAAGGATGTCCGGCCAATGGAGGCCATCATCCGCCTGCGCCGGGCTGCGCTCGACGCCGGGATGACGGCTACCGGCGGCGCACGTCACATCACCGGCTTCACCGATCTGATCCGGAGCCAGGGACGGCTGAACGAAGCACTGATGCCGCTTAAGATCGTGGGCCTCCGTCTGACGCAGGTGCTTCGCGTGCTGCCGCTCGGCTTGGCCATGCTGCGGCGAGGCAAGGTGCCCAATCCGTTCGGCCATGCGATCCCCGGCATGGCCTCCGTGCGGCAGATCTTTGCCGCCACCAGCCGAACCGCCGGCCGTTCATGA
- a CDS encoding RtcB family protein produces MGGPSSRSFAAGRWNLASISWLAQNRPCRSRLGLPCLDSGKPWYARAGAKQPVRGEQVQRQMAQQGIILKAVSMSGLASEAGFAYKNISDVVALVNRPGISKRATELRPGKHITR; encoded by the coding sequence ATCGGGGGACCGTCCAGTCGGTCATTTGCGGCAGGGCGATGGAACCTGGCTTCTATCAGCTGGTTGGCGCAAAACAGGCCATGCCGCAGCCGTTTAGGTTTACCGTGCCTGGATTCGGGCAAACCATGGTACGCGCGGGCAGGGGCCAAGCAACCGGTCCGAGGCGAGCAGGTGCAGCGTCAGATGGCGCAGCAAGGCATCATCCTGAAAGCCGTGTCCATGAGCGGGCTGGCGTCGGAAGCGGGATTCGCGTACAAGAACATCTCCGACGTTGTGGCACTCGTAAATCGGCCCGGCATCTCGAAAAGAGCCACGGAACTTCGGCCCGGTAAACATATCACAAGATAG
- a CDS encoding heterodisulfide reductase — protein MALKFALYPGCAAQGATPELYQSSKAVLDRLGIDVVELGAATCCGAGVVTEANPDTALALNARTLAQAEALGLNVMTICGTCQGVLGAANKRLKEESGLLDRINSFLQPEGLTYRGTVQVKHLLWIIVRDIGLQELRKHIRVPFKDFRVAPFYGCYILRPSWDLGFDDPENPTSLEKVIQAVGGETVAYAGRTKCCGFPIILEKEPIAIGMAGANMKEAKEQGADFMVTPCPLCHMSLDIYQERAGKAVNATLDLPILHLPQLIGLAMGILPRALGLGRHLIPVDSILKRLHKAEGVRAS, from the coding sequence ATGGCATTGAAGTTTGCGCTCTATCCGGGGTGTGCGGCGCAGGGCGCGACACCGGAGCTCTATCAATCCAGCAAAGCCGTGCTGGACCGGTTGGGCATCGACGTAGTCGAACTTGGCGCGGCAACCTGTTGCGGTGCCGGCGTCGTCACGGAAGCCAATCCCGACACGGCATTAGCCTTGAATGCGCGAACCCTGGCGCAGGCCGAGGCGCTCGGCCTCAACGTCATGACGATCTGTGGAACCTGTCAGGGCGTGTTGGGCGCCGCCAATAAACGACTCAAGGAGGAATCCGGCCTCCTCGACCGTATTAACTCATTCTTGCAGCCGGAAGGTTTAACCTATCGAGGCACCGTGCAGGTGAAGCATCTGCTCTGGATCATCGTTCGCGATATCGGGTTGCAGGAACTGAGAAAGCATATCCGGGTGCCGTTCAAGGATTTCCGCGTGGCGCCGTTTTACGGCTGCTACATTCTACGCCCCTCCTGGGACCTCGGCTTTGATGATCCGGAGAACCCGACGTCGCTTGAAAAGGTAATTCAGGCAGTGGGCGGAGAGACGGTGGCCTACGCGGGACGGACCAAATGCTGCGGGTTTCCGATCATCCTGGAAAAGGAACCGATCGCCATCGGCATGGCGGGCGCCAATATGAAGGAAGCCAAGGAGCAGGGTGCGGACTTTATGGTTACGCCCTGTCCACTCTGCCATATGAGTCTGGACATCTATCAGGAGCGGGCGGGGAAAGCCGTCAACGCGACGCTGGATCTGCCGATTTTACACTTACCCCAACTGATCGGCCTGGCCATGGGCATTTTACCACGCGCATTGGGGCTCGGTCGGCATTTGATCCCGGTGGATTCGATTCTGAAACGGTTGCACAAAGCGGAGGGAGTTCGCGCATCATGA
- a CDS encoding cupin domain-containing protein, translating into MNVINLSDFQVFSAEKLKKNNIFQTPRFFCDVYCFEPGQEQKGHIHGDQDKVYLVLEGQGTFQVGSEKKVLGQGQGTMAPAGEEHSVKNHTGQRLKVLVFVAPNP; encoded by the coding sequence ATGAACGTCATTAATCTTTCTGATTTTCAAGTGTTTAGCGCTGAGAAGCTAAAGAAGAACAACATTTTCCAAACGCCCCGGTTTTTCTGTGACGTCTATTGTTTCGAACCGGGCCAGGAGCAAAAGGGCCACATCCACGGCGACCAGGACAAGGTCTACCTGGTGCTCGAGGGGCAGGGCACCTTCCAGGTCGGCAGCGAGAAAAAAGTCCTCGGGCAAGGCCAGGGCACCATGGCGCCGGCTGGCGAGGAGCATAGCGTGAAGAATCACACCGGCCAGCGACTTAAAGTGCTCGTCTTCGTCGCACCCAACCCCTGA